In Streptacidiphilus sp. P02-A3a, the DNA window CCGGAACAGCCCCCAGGCGAGGCGGTTGCTGGACGTGCGGGAGGTGTACGCCGAACCCGCCGCTCTCGGCTCGCCGCGCGGTCAGCAGATCCTGGCCGAACTCCCCGAGGTCCGGCTGATCGAGGTGCCCAGCCACTGGCGCATCCCCTCGCTGCACGGCAACGAGGGGAACGTCGCCCGCTGGAACCGGGTCAAGACCGAGACCCTGGTCCTGGGCGTCCGGCAGACCCTCACGACCCGCCCCAACGGCAGGTCGGCCGACTGGATCGCCCCCGGCGCCTCCAACGGCTGCGCCATGGCCTGCGCCTACTGCTACGTGCCGCGCCGCAAGGGCTATGCGAACCCGATCACCCTGTTCACCAACATCGAAGCGATCGTCGCCCACGTCCGGCGGCACGTTCGGGAGCAGGGCCCCAAACGGGAGCCCAACCAGTGCGACCCGCGGTCCTGGGTGTACGACATCGGCGAGAACGGCGACTGCTCGGTCGACGCCCTGGTCTGCGACAACACGGCGGATCTCGTCGCCGCCTTCCGGCAGCTGCCCACCGCCAAGGCGTCGTTCGCCACCAAGTTCGTCAACCCCGACCTGCTCGCGCTGGATCCGCAGGGCCGCACCCGGGTGCGCTTCTCGCTCATGCCTCCGGATGACTCGCGCCTGCTGGACATCCGCACCAGTCCGGTCGCGGACCGCATCGGCGCCGCGGCCGACTTCCTCGACGCGGGCTACGAGGTCCACTTCAACCTCTCCCCGGTGGTGCTGCGTCCCGGCTGGCAGCGCGACTGGGCCGACCTGCTGGACCACCTCGACGACGTCCTCCCCGGCCGGGTGAAGGAGCAGGCCGCCGCCGAGATCATCATGCTGACCCACAACCGGCAACTCCACGAGGTCAACCTCGGCTGGCACCCCCGGGCCGAGGACGTCCTGTGGCAACCGACCGCCCAGGAGACCAAGCGCTCGGAGAACGGGGCCGTCAACGTCCGCTACGCGCGTGAGGTCAAACGCGACGCCCTCGCCCGGCTGGGAGAACTGATCTCGACCCACGCGCCCTGGCTGCGGATCCGGTACGCGTTCTGAAGCCGCGGGTGTCAGGGCGGTGGCGCGGGGGCTCGCGGCGGTTCCCCCGGGCCGAGACAGGCGCGGGTCAGGTGGTCGTTCCACCGAGGACTGGTACTTCCAGCCGGTCGCCGGATCGACGACCACCTTCATGATCCGCCAGGAGGGCACCGACAACTGCCTGGACCTGCTGCTCGGCGCCTGGTACGCGGACGCGTGGACCGACAGCTACGGCTGCGACGGCGGCACGGCCCAGCAGTGGACGCTGCCCGCGGCCGCCGACCAGTCCGCGTGGGGGCTGGCCGTCGACCACGCCGTCTCGCTCTGCGGGAGCGACGCCTCGACCTGCTCGTGGACCACGGGCACCCAGGCCCCGGCGGCGCCGCTGGCCAAGCAGTGCGTCTCCCCGGTCTGGGACAACGACACCTCCGCGCCGGTGACCTACGCCTTCCAACTCACCAACACCACAGGCTGGTCGGACACCATCGGCGGCACTCTGGGCGTGGAGATCGATCCCGGCCTCAGCGTCAAGGGCGACGTCGGCGGCTCCATCCCCATCCCCGCCTCGCTCCTCACCGGCACCATCACCGGCACGGGCACCCTCCAGGGCAAGGTCTCGCTCTCCGTCACCGGCTCGTTCACCAACAACGTCAGCCAGCTGCTGGGCAACACGGTGACCATGCCGATACCGGTCGGCCAGTACGGATGGGTCGCGCTCTCGGAACTCGCGACCCAGGTCACCGGCACCTGGACCTTCGACGCCGGGGGCTTCCCGTGGACCACTCCGGACACCGTCACCGTGCCGCTCACCACTGATGCCACCGGCGGGACCAGCGTCTACTCCGCCGAGACCAGCCCGACCTTCAGCTCCTGCACCTCCTGACCCACCCCGCACCACGACGGTCACCCCGGGTCGCCCGACCCGGGGTGACCGTCGTGGTGCGGCGCCCGCCCGGTCGGCGTGACCCGGCCGGGGCACCGGGCGGCCCGTGCTACTCGGGCAGGTCGAGGATTCCGGAGTCGCGGAGCAGGTAGCCGAGTTGGGCCCGGCTGCCGCTGCCCATCTGCTCGGAGACCCGACGGACGTGCTCGACCACGCTGCGGCGACTCATCCCCAGCCTGCGGCCGATACGCTCGTCGGTCTCACCGGCGACGACGGCCAGCAGAATGGTGCGCTGCAGGTCGTCGATGACCAGGCTGCGGTGGCCCGGGGCGCCGGACTCGCCGACGGGGGTGGCCCGGGACCAGGAGCGTTCGAACACCACGGTCAGGTAGCGGACGAGAGCGGGGTGCCGGACCTCCAGGGCCGCGGTCGCGGTCTGCTCGGAGACCGGGATGTAGGCCACTTCCTGGTCGCAGATGATCATCCGGTCGAACACCTCGGCCAGGGTGCGGACCTCCGCCCCGGCGCCGGTGACCCGTTCGATGTACGCCATCGTGGGCTGGTGCGACCTAACCGTGTGCTGGTACAGCGTGCGCTGCCTGACCTTCCGTTCGAGTATCGGCAGCACCCGCTCCAGCGCCTCGGTCAGCAGCTCGGGGGAGCGCCCGCCGCCGGGCTGGGCGGTGATCAGGTCACGCCGGCAGCTGCTGACAGCCAGGTCGAGTGCCGCGCTGATGGCGTCGCTGCCGTGGATCAGCGTGAGTTCGGGTTTCTCGTTGCTCCTCGCCTCGGCGTAGAGCTCCTCATATCCGGAGAAGGACGAGCGTATCGATTCCGCGGTGCGGCGCAGTCCGTCGATCGCGGACTCCAGCGGACGCAGGGCCCGGTCGGCGGCGATCGCGGGTGGTACCGGATAGACGATCGACGGTGAGTCCTCGCTCTCCACCGCCAGGTGCAGGGCCATCAGGCAGGGAGGAACGTCCTCGCGGCTCATGCTGCCCTCGCGGAGCACGATCTGGTATCTCGATCTCGCCGCCTCGCACGCCACGGTGGCGCCGAGGATGCCACAGGTGTCCGCATTAGCACAGGTTCGCTCAGCCTTCACAAACGAGCAACGTACCATCGCGCAACGGTGGACGGCCGTTCGGTGCCACTCCCTGACAGATTATGGGTCGCATGGGATCCGACGGGGGTCCGGGCGGCTCAGGGGATGGCGCGAACTCGCCCTTCCCCGCGGCCCGTCCCATGTTTTGACAGCACAGGAGTATCGATCATGCGAACGTTCGCCCACGTACTCATCCGGCGTTCAGCCACCGCCGCGATCGCGGTTCTGGCGGTGACAGCGGCCCTGACCCTGTCGGGTCCGCACCAGCACACCGTGCCGACCGGCTCGGCAACGGCCGTGGCCGACTCGGCCGCCTCCACCGGCGACTCCGCCGGTCCCGGGGACCCGGCCTGGGGCTGATCGCCCCGGTCGCTCCCAGATCCGTCCGCACGGCAAGTGAACTACGGGGGTCCGTCGGCATGATCGAAATCAACATACTCGGCGATCTGACGGTGATGACCGATGGTCGGGACGTGCCGATGAGAG includes these proteins:
- a CDS encoding spore photoproduct lyase family protein; amino-acid sequence: MDRTPAGPEQQVLFGWDETVSAGPTSGGYRNSPQARRLLDVREVYAEPAALGSPRGQQILAELPEVRLIEVPSHWRIPSLHGNEGNVARWNRVKTETLVLGVRQTLTTRPNGRSADWIAPGASNGCAMACAYCYVPRRKGYANPITLFTNIEAIVAHVRRHVREQGPKREPNQCDPRSWVYDIGENGDCSVDALVCDNTADLVAAFRQLPTAKASFATKFVNPDLLALDPQGRTRVRFSLMPPDDSRLLDIRTSPVADRIGAAADFLDAGYEVHFNLSPVVLRPGWQRDWADLLDHLDDVLPGRVKEQAAAEIIMLTHNRQLHEVNLGWHPRAEDVLWQPTAQETKRSENGAVNVRYAREVKRDALARLGELISTHAPWLRIRYAF
- a CDS encoding LuxR C-terminal-related transcriptional regulator — protein: MSREDVPPCLMALHLAVESEDSPSIVYPVPPAIAADRALRPLESAIDGLRRTAESIRSSFSGYEELYAEARSNEKPELTLIHGSDAISAALDLAVSSCRRDLITAQPGGGRSPELLTEALERVLPILERKVRQRTLYQHTVRSHQPTMAYIERVTGAGAEVRTLAEVFDRMIICDQEVAYIPVSEQTATAALEVRHPALVRYLTVVFERSWSRATPVGESGAPGHRSLVIDDLQRTILLAVVAGETDERIGRRLGMSRRSVVEHVRRVSEQMGSGSRAQLGYLLRDSGILDLPE